The proteins below come from a single Vanessa cardui chromosome 7, ilVanCard2.1, whole genome shotgun sequence genomic window:
- the LOC124531411 gene encoding uncharacterized protein LOC124531411, translated as MDQLQKSIEQLATMFTAQMNEFQREVRASIPAASPSSNINAQFSAFRTFVMTALENLQVQLQILSRQQEDMEVRSRRNILLFHGVPQVNNEDPAETVCKILNERLSLAEVTVSNIKRCHRLGRSNNSDKHRAICVKFFDQGLRNKIWYGKSKLKGSGITLSEFLTKGRHEAFVAARKRFGVSRSWTKDGCVVVVGPDGKHHRVVTVAEVNAIPEVVGSVNSAGDAVSAEPASFTQVGVRKQTSVASITPKPSVRPRKPYRK; from the coding sequence ATGGATCAGCTCCAGAAATCGATCGAGCAGCTAGCTACTATGTTCACAGCTCAAATGAATGAGTTCCAGAGGGAAGTTCGGGCATCTATTCCTGCAGCTAGTCCGTCATCTAATATAAATGCGCAATTTAGTGCATTCAGAACTTTTGTGATGACGGCGCTGGAGAACTTGCAGGTGCAGCTTCAGATTCTCTCCAGGCAGCAAGAGGACATGGAAGTTCGATCCAGAAGAAACATCTTGCTTTTTCACGGTGTGCCCCAGGTCAACAATGAAGACCCAGCTGAGACTGTGTGCAAGATATTGAATGAGCGGCTATCCTTGGCAGAAGTCACAGTCAGCAATATTAAGAGGTGCCATCGCTTGGGCCGTTCAAATAATAGTGACAAGCATCGTGCCATCTGTGTTAAATTCTTTGATCAGGGGCTCCGCAACAAGATATGGTACGGCAAATCCAAATTAAAGGGCAGCGGTATCACATTATCCGAATTTCTGACGAAGGGCCGGCACGAAGCCTTTGTTGCGGCACGTAAACGGTTCGGGGTATCACGCAGCTGGACGAAAGACGGCTGTGTTGTTGTGGTCGGTCCTGACGGTAAGCACCATCGTGTCGTCACAGTGGCTGAAGTGAACGCTATTCCGGAGGTGGTTGGCAGCGTCAACAGTGCAGGTGACGCCGTGTCAGCCGAACCGGCATCCTTCACGCAGGTGGGAGTACGGAAGCAGACCTCAGTGGCTTCGATTACCCCGAAACCAAGTGTTAGGCCCAGAAAGCCCTACAGAAAATAG